Proteins encoded within one genomic window of Flavobacteriales bacterium:
- a CDS encoding DUF1801 domain-containing protein, with translation MKIEANSVNDYFKNIPFERQESMNKLRAIINANLPKGFEECLGYGMPSWVVPHSLYPSGYHTTPHLPLPFMSLASQKNFIALYHMGIYADNTLLKWWEKEFAQQCKRKLDIGKSCIRFKYIDDIPYSLVTELCTKITPEEWIKVYEESIKR, from the coding sequence ATGAAAATTGAGGCCAATTCTGTCAATGATTATTTCAAAAATATACCTTTTGAACGGCAAGAAAGTATGAATAAATTAAGGGCTATCATTAATGCCAATTTACCCAAAGGTTTTGAGGAATGCTTAGGTTATGGTATGCCAAGCTGGGTTGTTCCTCACAGCCTATACCCTAGCGGTTACCACACTACACCACATCTCCCATTGCCTTTTATGAGCTTAGCTTCACAAAAAAACTTTATTGCTTTATACCATATGGGTATCTATGCCGACAATACTTTATTAAAATGGTGGGAGAAAGAATTTGCTCAACAGTGTAAGCGAAAATTAGATATTGGAAAAAGCTGTATTCGATTCAAATACATAGACGATATTCCATACAGTCTCGTTACGGAATTGTGCACAAAAATTACTCCCGAAGAATGGATAAAAGTCTATGAAGAAAGCATAAAGAGGTAA
- a CDS encoding FAD:protein FMN transferase translates to MKNIFSLFLILLMSCSSNESTRKMVSNFGYAQGTSYSIKYMMSKDKDYHHQIDSLFTAIDASLSTYLPTSLISQLNEGDTTLLLDKHFVKVFNASKEVSEKTEGLFDCTVAPLVSIWGFGTEAAADEVDTLKILKIVEQIGYEKLSMKGDSLLSNPEGITLDFNALAQGYTVDLIAAFLESKNISDYLIEVGGEIRVGGLNSREKKWVIGIDKPSKDIDQSDRFQLKLNLTNKSLATSGNYRKFYEKNNQIYSHTIHPKTGFPVQHALLSATVIADDCMSADAYATAFMVMGVNETKKFLKSDSTLEAFLIYTNDDKQWEMWSTEGFEEMVVK, encoded by the coding sequence ATGAAAAATATATTTTCACTTTTTTTAATCCTTTTAATGTCTTGTTCATCAAATGAAAGTACCCGCAAAATGGTAAGTAACTTTGGATATGCACAAGGAACTTCTTACAGCATTAAGTATATGATGAGTAAAGATAAGGATTATCACCATCAGATTGATAGTTTGTTCACTGCTATAGACGCATCGCTTTCAACCTATTTGCCAACTTCATTAATCAGTCAGCTCAATGAAGGCGATACAACTTTACTGTTGGATAAACATTTCGTTAAGGTATTCAATGCCTCTAAAGAAGTTTCTGAAAAAACAGAGGGGTTATTTGACTGTACTGTTGCACCATTAGTCAGTATTTGGGGTTTTGGCACTGAAGCTGCAGCGGATGAAGTTGATACGCTTAAAATTCTAAAAATTGTTGAGCAAATAGGCTATGAAAAGCTGTCTATGAAAGGCGATAGTTTATTGTCCAATCCTGAGGGAATTACTCTAGACTTTAACGCTTTAGCACAGGGTTATACCGTTGACCTTATTGCTGCTTTTTTGGAGAGTAAAAATATATCTGACTATCTAATAGAAGTGGGTGGAGAAATTCGTGTAGGTGGCTTGAATTCTAGAGAAAAGAAATGGGTTATAGGCATTGACAAACCGAGTAAAGACATTGACCAAAGCGACCGCTTTCAGTTAAAATTGAATTTGACCAATAAGTCCTTAGCGACCTCTGGAAATTACAGGAAATTCTATGAGAAGAACAATCAAATATACTCACATACAATACACCCTAAAACAGGCTTTCCGGTACAACATGCTTTATTAAGCGCAACGGTTATTGCCGATGATTGCATGTCTGCAGATGCCTATGCTACCGCATTTATGGTAATGGGAGTGAATGAAACAAAAAAGTTTTTAAAGTCGGACTCGACTTTAGAGGCTTTTTTAATCTATACCAACGATGACAAACAGTGGGAAATGTGGTCAACAGAGGGGTTTGAGGAGATGGTAGTAAAATAA
- a CDS encoding discoidin domain-containing protein — translation MKKITFFILCILFSDISFSQTPSGDMLVKVYNINGTPGSGSVNNPLMGNILYSISEDRMYHYNGSSWVSIDDQMLSLSNNTLSISGGNSVVLPSLSDGDAWGVNGEDVSGSIGRTGNVGIGTTSPTQKLHVAGGARITSMAGGSTSDNVVVVDGSGNLKKVTQASLGDGTGTDDQKITNLQLSTANVLSFNLEADGTHTVNLSGLKDGDAWGVNGEDGSSDIKRKGKVGIGTTNSPIGALDITYPSESEIETPSVIGPFSTFSASSSIGTAWRAFDYTSTEFWQSTGTTNQWLRVDIGQGNTAAISSIRLNLSSTTSLSSWSLQGSNDGSNWSTISTFGYTAPFLSTHNVNSTTQYRYFRLFFNGLGAGASNLSVVGIALYEKKIRRVMVSDDTKLIINDIENESGEYNQNDIQTALEVNGNILLKGGDLVTSPHGRVGIGTANPGAKLHVIGNIFATAVNTPDYVFEQYYEGESMLNEEYKFFKLEEVEKFIKKHKHLPGIPSARDIKEQGGIFVNQATEQNRTLKK, via the coding sequence ATGAAAAAAATCACATTTTTTATTTTATGTATTTTATTTTCTGATATTTCTTTTAGTCAAACGCCTTCAGGAGATATGTTGGTTAAGGTTTATAATATTAATGGTACACCTGGTAGTGGTTCAGTAAATAATCCGCTTATGGGTAATATACTGTATTCGATTTCAGAAGATAGAATGTACCATTATAATGGGTCGTCATGGGTATCGATTGATGATCAAATGTTAAGCCTGAGTAATAATACCTTATCTATTTCAGGTGGTAATTCGGTTGTACTTCCATCATTGTCGGACGGTGATGCTTGGGGGGTCAATGGCGAGGATGTTAGTGGTAGTATTGGTAGAACAGGAAATGTTGGTATTGGTACGACTTCACCAACACAGAAGCTACATGTAGCAGGAGGGGCTCGAATTACGTCAATGGCTGGTGGTAGTACTTCAGATAATGTTGTAGTGGTTGATGGCAGTGGTAATTTGAAGAAGGTCACACAAGCCTCATTGGGTGATGGAACGGGTACAGACGATCAGAAGATTACTAACTTACAACTTTCAACGGCCAATGTATTGTCCTTTAATTTAGAGGCTGATGGTACTCATACGGTAAATTTGAGTGGGTTAAAGGATGGTGATGCTTGGGGCGTAAATGGTGAAGATGGTTCGTCCGATATTAAAAGAAAAGGAAAAGTGGGAATAGGCACAACAAATTCCCCAATTGGTGCTTTGGATATAACCTATCCTTCAGAATCAGAAATAGAAACACCTTCCGTAATAGGTCCTTTTTCAACTTTTTCAGCAAGTTCCAGTATTGGTACAGCCTGGCGTGCTTTTGATTATACTTCAACTGAATTCTGGCAATCAACAGGAACAACTAACCAATGGCTTAGAGTGGATATAGGTCAAGGTAATACAGCTGCCATTTCTTCAATAAGACTAAATTTATCTAGCACAACCTCGCTTAGTTCATGGTCACTACAAGGATCTAATGACGGAAGTAATTGGAGTACCATATCAACCTTCGGTTATACTGCCCCTTTCTTGTCCACACATAATGTTAACTCTACTACTCAATATCGTTATTTTAGATTATTTTTCAATGGATTGGGTGCCGGTGCAAGTAACCTTTCGGTTGTTGGAATAGCACTATATGAAAAAAAGATAAGAAGGGTAATGGTATCAGATGATACTAAACTCATAATAAATGATATTGAAAATGAATCAGGTGAATACAATCAAAATGATATTCAAACAGCTCTAGAAGTTAACGGTAACATTCTTTTGAAGGGTGGGGACTTAGTCACTTCCCCTCATGGTAGAGTAGGAATAGGGACAGCCAATCCAGGAGCAAAGTTACATGTTATTGGAAATATTTTTGCGACAGCTGTAAATACACCAGATTATGTATTCGAGCAGTACTATGAGGGTGAAAGTATGTTAAATGAAGAATATAAATTCTTTAAACTCGAAGAAGTAGAAAAATTCATAAAAAAACATAAGCATTTACCAGGAATTCCATCTGCTAGAGATATTAAAGAACAAGGAGGTATATTTGTGAACCAAGCAACAGAACAGAACAGAACCTTGAAAAAATAG
- a CDS encoding membrane or secreted protein yields MEVFILAVVLLGLGFAGIAIKILVKKDGEFSGTCASNSPFLNKEGENCGFCGASPEEKCKKEEVTA; encoded by the coding sequence ATGGAAGTATTTATTCTGGCTGTTGTGTTATTGGGTTTAGGATTTGCTGGTATTGCCATCAAAATCCTTGTCAAAAAAGACGGTGAATTTTCTGGCACTTGTGCGAGTAACAGTCCTTTCCTAAACAAAGAGGGCGAAAACTGTGGTTTCTGCGGTGCCAGTCCTGAAGAAAAGTGTAAAAAGGAAGAAGTTACTGCTTAG
- the mazG gene encoding nucleoside triphosphate pyrophosphohydrolase: protein MDARLVAFERLLNIMDDLREKCPWDMKQTIESLRYLTIEEVYELSDAIVEGDMNEIKKELGDIMLHLVFYSRIASETKDFDITDVLNSVCEKLIHRHPHIYGDVEVKDEAEVKANWEKLKLKEGKKSVLEGVPKSLPAMVKSIRMQEKARGVGFDWDTSDQVWDKVQEELSELKVEVEKGDDQKITDEFGDLLFSLINYARFVNVNPEDALEKTNKKFLHRFQYMENEIEKKGLKLSEMSLEEMDVYWNKAKTI from the coding sequence ATGGATGCCCGATTAGTTGCCTTTGAACGATTACTGAATATTATGGATGACCTAAGGGAAAAGTGCCCTTGGGATATGAAGCAGACCATAGAGAGTTTGCGCTACCTAACCATTGAGGAAGTATACGAATTATCTGACGCTATTGTTGAGGGCGATATGAATGAGATTAAGAAAGAGCTTGGTGATATCATGCTGCATTTGGTATTCTATTCAAGGATAGCTTCGGAGACTAAGGATTTTGATATTACGGATGTACTCAATAGCGTATGCGAAAAGCTCATTCACCGTCATCCGCATATTTATGGCGATGTAGAAGTCAAAGACGAGGCAGAAGTAAAGGCTAATTGGGAGAAACTAAAACTCAAAGAAGGCAAGAAATCGGTTTTAGAAGGTGTACCAAAATCCTTACCCGCTATGGTCAAATCTATACGCATGCAGGAGAAAGCTAGAGGCGTAGGTTTTGATTGGGATACTAGTGATCAGGTATGGGATAAAGTCCAAGAGGAATTGTCCGAATTAAAGGTAGAAGTAGAGAAAGGCGATGACCAAAAGATTACCGATGAGTTTGGCGATTTACTCTTTTCCTTGATTAATTATGCCCGTTTTGTAAATGTAAACCCCGAAGATGCTTTAGAGAAAACCAATAAGAAATTCCTTCATCGTTTTCAGTATATGGAAAATGAAATTGAAAAAAAAGGACTGAAACTTTCCGAGATGTCATTAGAAGAAATGGACGTCTATTGGAATAAGGCAAAGACTATTTAG
- a CDS encoding LptF/LptG family permease: MQKLDWYIIKKFLGTFFFSISLILLIVVVFDVSEKIDDFIEKSAPLKEILFSYYLNFIPYFGNLFSPLFTFVAVIFFTSKMANNTEVISILSSGVSFNRFLRPFLLSAGFLAVLSFVLGNFIIPPANSERLDFENTYIKNPYKNRDKDIHMQITPGQFIYVQSYNTKRNIGYRFSMEQFEYGQLSEKLFADYIQWVEELNHWEAHNFFKRRINRLSERIDEGDVMELKINLHPDDFNVRRSTVETMNLFQLNDYIKVERMKGSKNLVFHIIEQQKRIAFPFATIILTLVAVAMASRKIRGGIGLHLGAGLLISFAYILFMQISTTFATNGDLSPILAVWIPNLLFAALGIYLLKKAPK; encoded by the coding sequence ATGCAAAAATTAGACTGGTATATCATTAAAAAGTTTTTGGGGACCTTCTTCTTCTCCATTTCTTTGATTTTATTGATTGTGGTGGTCTTTGATGTTTCCGAAAAAATTGATGATTTCATTGAAAAGTCTGCCCCTCTAAAAGAGATATTATTTAGCTATTACCTCAATTTCATCCCCTATTTTGGAAATCTGTTTAGCCCCCTATTTACTTTCGTAGCGGTTATCTTTTTCACTTCCAAAATGGCAAATAATACTGAGGTAATTTCCATTCTCAGCAGTGGTGTTAGCTTCAACCGTTTTCTACGTCCTTTTTTACTATCTGCTGGTTTTTTAGCAGTATTGTCATTTGTACTCGGTAATTTCATTATACCACCAGCTAATAGCGAACGTCTGGATTTTGAAAATACTTACATCAAAAACCCCTACAAAAACCGCGACAAAGACATTCATATGCAGATTACCCCTGGGCAATTCATTTATGTACAGTCTTATAATACTAAACGAAATATTGGTTACCGTTTTTCTATGGAGCAATTCGAATATGGACAACTCAGTGAAAAGCTATTTGCCGATTATATTCAGTGGGTAGAAGAGCTAAACCACTGGGAAGCACATAACTTCTTTAAACGACGAATAAATCGCCTAAGCGAGCGTATTGATGAGGGAGACGTAATGGAGCTTAAAATTAACCTTCACCCTGATGATTTTAACGTTAGACGAAGTACGGTAGAAACCATGAACCTATTTCAACTCAATGACTACATCAAAGTAGAACGGATGAAAGGCTCTAAAAACCTTGTTTTTCACATTATTGAGCAACAAAAACGCATTGCCTTCCCCTTTGCTACCATTATCCTTACTCTGGTAGCTGTAGCTATGGCTTCTCGAAAAATTCGTGGAGGAATTGGCTTACACCTTGGTGCTGGACTGCTGATTAGCTTTGCCTATATACTTTTTATGCAAATCTCTACCACCTTTGCTACCAATGGTGACCTTTCTCCTATTCTTGCGGTATGGATTCCAAATTTACTCTTTGCAGCATTAGGCATTTATCTACTTAAAAAAGCTCCTAAATAG
- the tgt gene encoding tRNA guanosine(34) transglycosylase Tgt, protein MDFKLIKKDSGSKARLGEVTTAHGKIQTPIFMPVGTAATVKGLHQHEIEKDTQAQIILGNTYHLYLRPGLEVMEKAGGLHAFMGWDKPILTDSGGYQVYSLSGKRKIKEEGVKFQSHIDGSYHLFTPENVMDIQRTIGADIIMAFDECTPYPCDYNYAKKSMHMTHRWLKRCCDRFDTTEAKYGFDQTLFPIVQGSVYKDLRKQSAEKIASFEREGNAIGGLSVGEPHDLMYEMTDIVCSVLPEDKPRYLMGVGTPCNLLENIALGVDMFDCVMPTRNARNGMIFTSEGTINIKNKKWADDFSVLDPKGTSFVDSSYSKAYVRHLFTVNELLGKQITSLHNIRFYLWLMEEARRHIAEGTFTSWKNEMVKKLDRRL, encoded by the coding sequence ATGGATTTCAAACTGATTAAAAAAGATAGCGGTTCAAAAGCTCGATTGGGTGAAGTGACCACTGCTCACGGAAAAATACAAACCCCTATCTTTATGCCAGTCGGTACGGCAGCTACCGTAAAGGGTTTGCATCAGCACGAAATTGAGAAGGATACTCAAGCACAAATTATATTGGGAAATACCTACCACCTTTACCTTCGTCCTGGCTTAGAGGTTATGGAAAAAGCGGGTGGACTACATGCCTTTATGGGATGGGACAAACCCATACTGACCGATAGTGGTGGCTATCAAGTTTATTCTCTTTCTGGTAAACGAAAGATTAAAGAAGAGGGTGTGAAATTTCAATCCCATATTGATGGCTCTTATCACCTATTTACTCCTGAAAATGTAATGGATATACAGCGAACTATTGGAGCAGATATCATTATGGCTTTTGACGAGTGTACGCCCTACCCCTGCGATTACAACTACGCTAAGAAGTCCATGCACATGACCCACCGTTGGCTAAAACGCTGTTGTGATCGCTTTGACACTACTGAGGCCAAATACGGTTTTGATCAAACGCTATTTCCTATCGTACAAGGAAGTGTTTACAAAGATTTAAGAAAACAGTCGGCAGAAAAAATAGCATCTTTTGAACGTGAAGGAAATGCCATCGGCGGATTATCCGTAGGTGAACCGCACGACCTCATGTATGAAATGACCGATATTGTATGCAGTGTATTGCCAGAAGACAAACCGCGCTACCTTATGGGTGTGGGTACTCCATGCAATTTATTGGAAAATATAGCTTTGGGCGTGGATATGTTCGACTGTGTAATGCCAACTAGAAACGCCCGAAACGGTATGATATTTACGAGTGAAGGCACCATAAATATCAAAAACAAAAAATGGGCGGATGACTTTTCAGTCCTTGACCCTAAGGGTACTTCTTTCGTAGATTCTAGCTATAGCAAAGCCTATGTCCGTCACCTCTTTACAGTTAATGAATTGTTAGGAAAGCAAATTACTAGCTTGCACAATATTCGATTTTATCTGTGGTTAATGGAAGAGGCTAGGCGACATATAGCTGAAGGAACATTTACCTCATGGAAAAATGAGATGGTAAAGAAATTGGACAGACGCTTATAA
- a CDS encoding glycosyltransferase — MNVDYILFLIFVLSVVVQLYFYLFVYYRWTEDEEKTETFTKAVSVIICGYNEEKHWESLVEKLLQQDYLNYEIVLVNDQSTDNTKFIFKQWENHPKIKLVDIPESIKKGLGKKFALTLGIKAAKYDCLLLTDADCYPKDASWISSMVQHFATKDIVLGYGAYEKRPGFLNKLIRFDTFQVAIQYFSYALMGKAYMGVGRNLAYKKNLFFDNKGFASHLHLPSGDDDLFIKEVSTPTNTAISTSISAHSFSEPKTTWSSWIRQKSRHLSTGLYYKPFHKQMLGLWTASQLLFWIVFIVLLLKQFFIPYLILIVAIRLTVQLIVSYPLLKKTEEEDLLVFYPFLELTYIVFYLIFMLKSMLNKKRFW; from the coding sequence ATGAATGTGGACTATATTTTATTTCTAATTTTTGTTCTATCAGTAGTCGTTCAGCTCTATTTTTACCTTTTTGTGTATTACAGATGGACAGAAGATGAAGAGAAAACAGAAACATTCACTAAAGCCGTTTCGGTGATTATATGCGGTTATAATGAAGAAAAACACTGGGAATCTTTAGTTGAGAAACTGTTACAACAAGACTACCTCAATTACGAGATAGTACTGGTTAACGACCAATCCACCGACAACACCAAATTTATATTCAAGCAATGGGAAAATCATCCCAAAATAAAATTGGTAGACATCCCTGAAAGCATAAAAAAAGGATTAGGTAAAAAGTTTGCTCTTACTCTAGGAATAAAAGCCGCAAAGTACGATTGCCTTTTACTTACTGATGCCGATTGCTACCCTAAAGACGCCTCATGGATTAGCTCTATGGTACAGCATTTTGCTACAAAAGATATTGTTCTTGGCTATGGAGCTTATGAGAAAAGACCTGGTTTTTTAAATAAACTCATACGCTTTGATACCTTTCAAGTGGCTATTCAGTATTTCTCCTATGCCCTTATGGGTAAAGCCTATATGGGAGTAGGTAGAAATTTGGCTTACAAAAAGAATTTATTTTTTGATAACAAAGGCTTTGCCTCACACTTACATTTACCTTCTGGTGATGACGATTTATTTATAAAAGAAGTCAGTACTCCAACTAATACTGCCATTTCAACCTCTATATCGGCTCATAGTTTTTCAGAACCGAAGACTACTTGGTCATCATGGATACGTCAAAAATCCAGGCACTTGAGTACAGGTTTGTACTATAAGCCTTTTCACAAGCAAATGTTGGGCTTGTGGACAGCTAGTCAATTACTGTTTTGGATAGTCTTTATAGTCTTATTGCTAAAACAGTTTTTCATTCCTTACCTCATTCTAATAGTTGCTATTCGATTGACAGTACAATTAATAGTAAGTTATCCCTTGTTAAAAAAGACAGAAGAAGAGGATTTACTTGTTTTTTATCCCTTTCTAGAACTAACATATATTGTTTTTTACCTTATCTTTATGCTTAAGAGTATGCTAAACAAAAAACGATTTTGGTAG
- a CDS encoding sigma-70 family RNA polymerase sigma factor yields MSKYRDAIFFMLYEKVSDKELAKELTIEAFGKAFNKLNTYTSNFAFSTWLFTIAKNNCIDYLRKKKLPTISIDSTIEHDEGTTSSIDITDQQLTPDNSLIRSQRIQILRSIVEQLQPNYRQLVKLRYFKEYSYEEISEELSIPLGTVKAQLHRSREKLFKILSGKKDMM; encoded by the coding sequence ATGTCAAAGTACAGAGACGCTATATTTTTTATGCTTTACGAAAAGGTTAGCGACAAAGAACTTGCCAAAGAATTAACTATTGAAGCCTTTGGTAAAGCCTTTAATAAATTGAATACCTATACCTCTAATTTCGCTTTTAGTACTTGGTTGTTTACCATTGCTAAAAACAACTGCATTGACTATTTAAGAAAGAAGAAGTTACCGACTATTTCCATAGATTCTACCATAGAACACGATGAGGGTACGACTTCTTCTATTGATATTACTGACCAACAACTAACGCCTGATAATAGCTTGATAAGAAGTCAGCGAATTCAAATTTTAAGAAGTATTGTTGAACAACTCCAACCCAATTACAGACAATTGGTGAAGTTGCGTTACTTTAAGGAATACAGCTACGAAGAAATTTCTGAAGAATTGAGTATTCCGCTTGGAACAGTGAAAGCACAATTGCACCGTTCTAGAGAGAAATTATTTAAAATTTTATCTGGTAAAAAAGACATGATGTAA
- the rsmG gene encoding 16S rRNA (guanine(527)-N(7))-methyltransferase RsmG, with protein MDVILKYFPHLTTKQIQQFEALHELYSTWNAKINVISRKDIDSFYERHVLHSLGIAKVIDFHDGTTVLDVGTGGGFPGIPLAIFFPNSHFLLIDSIGKKIKVVKDVAEQLGLTNVSTAHQRAENIRKSFDFVISRAVTRMPAFIDWVEQRFSKECHSDFPNGILYLKGGDLTEELSGIDYHHNSFDLADYFEEDFFETKKVVYVQMV; from the coding sequence ATGGATGTTATTTTAAAATACTTTCCACATTTAACCACTAAACAAATTCAACAGTTCGAAGCATTACACGAATTGTATTCGACATGGAATGCTAAAATAAATGTCATTTCTAGAAAAGATATAGATAGCTTTTACGAACGTCATGTTCTTCATTCCTTAGGCATTGCTAAAGTGATCGACTTTCATGACGGCACTACTGTTTTGGATGTAGGTACAGGTGGAGGTTTTCCGGGAATTCCTTTGGCTATCTTTTTTCCAAACAGCCATTTTCTTCTCATCGATAGCATTGGTAAGAAAATAAAAGTAGTAAAAGACGTTGCCGAACAACTGGGGCTTACTAACGTTAGTACTGCTCACCAAAGAGCAGAAAACATCAGAAAGTCCTTCGATTTTGTAATAAGTCGAGCCGTAACGCGCATGCCCGCTTTTATAGATTGGGTAGAACAGCGATTTTCTAAAGAGTGCCACAGCGATTTCCCAAATGGAATACTTTACCTCAAAGGAGGGGATTTGACAGAAGAACTAAGCGGTATTGACTATCACCACAACAGTTTTGATTTAGCCGACTACTTTGAAGAGGACTTTTTTGAGACTAAAAAAGTGGTCTATGTCCAGATGGTTTAA
- a CDS encoding class I SAM-dependent methyltransferase → MKYIISIVTRLIPRHYLHHVSHFFLQIFSLFMRGNTFEDPINGKSYRKLLPYGRLNPRENALAPDSMSLERHRLIWLYLKEKTNFFTDDIKFLHIAPEYCFISLFKKQKNLDYTTADLNSPWADVKMDVHDIPFDDNCFDVIMCNHVLEHVKDDRKVMSEFFRVMNKGGWGIFQVPIDYTRKDTFDDPSITDPREREKHYWQDDHLRLYGLDYGSILTEAGFDVVEDAFVKELDAKLVERYALPKDEIIYLCKKPA, encoded by the coding sequence ATGAAATATATTATTAGCATAGTTACTCGACTTATCCCAAGACACTACCTACACCATGTTAGTCACTTCTTTCTTCAAATCTTTTCTCTATTCATGAGAGGCAATACCTTCGAAGACCCTATCAATGGTAAAAGCTACCGCAAATTATTGCCCTACGGAAGGTTAAACCCTAGAGAAAACGCTCTTGCTCCTGATAGTATGTCCTTAGAAAGACACCGACTCATTTGGTTGTACCTCAAAGAGAAAACCAATTTCTTTACTGACGATATAAAGTTCTTACATATTGCTCCTGAATACTGTTTCATCAGCTTATTCAAAAAGCAGAAAAACCTAGACTACACCACTGCCGATTTGAATTCACCTTGGGCAGATGTAAAAATGGACGTACACGATATTCCTTTTGATGACAATTGTTTTGACGTTATAATGTGCAACCACGTGCTAGAACATGTGAAAGACGATAGAAAGGTAATGTCGGAATTCTTTAGAGTAATGAATAAAGGCGGCTGGGGTATCTTTCAAGTACCTATTGACTACACTAGAAAAGACACCTTTGATGACCCAAGCATTACTGACCCAAGAGAAAGGGAAAAACACTATTGGCAAGACGACCACCTTAGGTTGTACGGACTAGATTATGGCAGCATACTTACTGAAGCCGGTTTCGACGTTGTAGAAGATGCTTTTGTAAAAGAATTGGATGCTAAGCTCGTAGAGCGCTATGCTTTACCAAAAGATGAGATCATTTACCTCTGCAAAAAACCTGCTTAA